One region of Terriglobia bacterium genomic DNA includes:
- a CDS encoding KTSC domain-containing protein, with product MDRTAVSSSNIASIGYDSDSGTLEVEFTNGKVYQYFNVPPDVAARLLAAPSIGRFFNSYVRETFTHIKL from the coding sequence ATGGATAGGACGGCGGTTTCGTCGAGTAACATTGCGTCGATTGGCTACGATTCCGATTCAGGCACTCTTGAAGTCGAGTTCACCAACGGGAAGGTGTACCAGTACTTCAACGTGCCACCCGACGTTGCCGCCCGGCTGCTCGCGGCGCCTTCGATCGGCCGCTTTTTTAATTCCTACGTAAGAGAGACCTTTACGCACATAAAGCTCTGA
- a CDS encoding nuclear transport factor 2 family protein — MAAVAKPAIDAETTIRAIAQEWVKHHNERNIDKLLTLVTNDVRMCVPNQPLAEGPKAMRILMEQLFKEHDTRNLTVVTTHIETGGDIAYSFGTFNRYLQDEYAAAQRPPAG; from the coding sequence ATGGCAGCCGTTGCCAAGCCCGCGATCGATGCGGAGACGACGATCCGCGCGATCGCCCAGGAGTGGGTCAAGCACCACAATGAGCGCAACATTGACAAGCTGCTGACGCTGGTCACCAACGATGTCCGCATGTGCGTGCCCAACCAGCCGCTGGCGGAAGGCCCCAAGGCCATGCGCATCCTGATGGAGCAGTTGTTCAAGGAACACGACACCCGCAATCTGACCGTGGTCACCACGCATATCGAGACCGGGGGCGACATCGCCTACAGCTTCGGTACCTTCAATCGGTACCTTCAAGATGAATATGCTGCTGCCCAGCGGCCGCCGGCTGGATGA